Part of the Halodesulfurarchaeum formicicum genome is shown below.
GTGACGCTCGTCACGGCACTTGGCTTTTCGAGTGCCGGCTGGCTCTTCGAGGTCGGGGCACTCGCGGTCGCGCTGTGGGGCCTGGGCGGCCCAGTCCCACTCGCGACGCTGTTGGTCGTCATTCCGGTCGGAAAGCTCGCCGGTTTCATGCCCCTTCCCGGCGGATTCGGGAGCATCGAGGCCACACTCGTGGCGCTTTTGGTTGCCACGACACCGGTCGATAGCGGCCTGGCGACCGCCGCCGTGTTGCTCCACCGGGCGGCGACTTACTGGCTGCCCACGCTTTTGGGCGGCGGCGTGTCACTCACTCTGGGTGCGCGGGCCCGGTTGGGGTAGCTACAGGCGGAGATACTGAGCGTGTCGGGTCTCGCCCACGTCGAGGACTCGCTCCTCGTCGACGAATCCCTCCTCGATGGCGAGGGCCACTGATTCCCGGCCGACGAGGTTCGCGATCGTCGCCCGCGAGAGGGCCTCCACGACGGTCTCGGTCTCGACTGGCTCACCGCCGTAGAAGTCCTCGGTGACCTCGATGGAGACCGAATCGTCCTCGAAGGTCTCGCCCAGCACCTCGGCGTCACAGACCGTGACCAGCAGCCCCTGATCCGTCCGTCGTTCCGAGAGGATCATTCCTGCTGGACGAGGCGCTCCTCTTCGGCTTCCTGCATCTCCGTCGCGGTCTCGCGCATCTCGGCGGCCTCCTCGTCGCGCTCGAGGCCTTCGAGGGCCCGGGCCTTCTCCTCGTACACGGAAGATTCGGTAAAGCCCAGGCGGATCGCGTTGTCCAGACACTCCAGGGCGTCCTCGTGGCGGCCCTGCTCGACCTGAATGAATCCGAGGTTGTACCACGCCTGCGGGACCCGTCGGTCGGCCTTGACGGCGTCCTCGGCGTGCTCGAAGGCGGGCTCGGTCTCGCCGCGCTCCCAGAGCGCGTAAGCCAGGTTCGTGTGGGCCAGGGCGGCGAACTCGCCGTCCTCGTCGACGTGCAACGCCTCGCGATGGGCGGAGACGGCGGCGTCCCACTCCTCGAGTTCGCCGTGGGCGATCCCCTTGCTGACCCAGGCCTCGGCCTCGCGGGTGTCGTCCTCGGCGTACCGGGCGGCCCGCTCGAAGGTCTCGACGGCCTGTTCGTGGCGGTTGATCGACATGTACTCGATGCCGACGTCGATGAGCTGGTCGGGATCGACCTCGTCGGCGGCGATGTTTCGGTCATCGAGCAGGTCCGTGAGCGCCCGGGAGTCCACCGGGTCGACCTGCGTGGGGTCCTCGACGTCGAGTTCCGGCGGATCCAGGTCGAACCCCTCGTAGGGCTCCTCGAATCCCTGGCCCGAAGAGAACTCGTGTCGCTCGTCGTCCTCAGTCATGTCGCCGGATATGAGAGACGGAGGGTTAAGGCCACCGGCCCGCGAAACGCCGCTATGCGACTGTTCGTCAGCGTCGACCTGCCGACAGCCTTCGCCGAGCCGATCGCCGACCTCCAGGCGGCCTTCGAGGGAGCCTCCGGACTCGACTTCACCGATCCCGAGCAGGCCCACGTCACGATGAAGTTCCTCGGAGACACCGATCCTGACCGGGTCGGGGAGATCACGACGGCCCTCGAAACCGCCGTCGAAACGGCGGGTGTGGGGCCGTTCGAGGCCACCTTCGAGGGGTTGGGCGTGTTTCCCTCCATGGAGTACATCAGCGTGCTCTGGCTCGGGGTGGGCCAGGGTGGCGAGCAGTTCCGGGCGTTACAGGCCCCGATCGAAGAGCGGCTGGTCGAGTTGGGCTTCGAACCCGAAACCCACGATTTCACGCCCCATGTCACGCTGGCGCGGATGAAACACGCGGGTGGCAAAGAACTGGTCCAACAACTGGTGCGCGAGCGAGAACCGACCGTCGGGACGACGACCGTGGAGGCCGTGAACCTGACCGAGAGCCGGTTGAAAAGCGAGGGACCGGTCTACGAGACCGTCGAGCGTGTCGAGCTCTGAGTGGGCAGCGGGAAACGGACAACGTTTTAAGGAGTAGAGACAGTATCTCAGCCCACCATGAGCAAGAAGACGAAGGCCAAGAAAAAGCGACTGGCCAAGCTGGACCGGCAGAACAGCCGGGTCCCGGCCTGGGTCATCATGAAGACCGACCAGGAAACCCAGCGCAACCCGCAGCGTCGCCACTGGCGGCGAAGCGACACGGACGAGTAACATGAGCGCGAGCGACTTCGAGGAGCGCATCGTCACGGTGCCCCTCCGCAAGGTCAACGCGTCGTCCAAGAGCAAGCGCGGGGACAAGGCCATGTCCCTCGTGCGCGAACACCTCGCCACCCACTTCAAGGTCGACGAGGATGCGGTCCGACTGGACCCCTCGATCAACGAGGCCGTCTGGGCCCGTGGCCGTGCCAACCCGCCGAGCAAGGTCCGCGTCCGAGCGGCCCGCTTCGAGGAGGAAGGCAGCGCGGTGGTCGAGGCCGAACACGCCGAGTCCTGAGAGTGCTTCGCACTGCATTCTACGGGTCGTCGTACGTCGGAGTCTACCTGGCCGCGACTGACGAGTTCGCGGTCGTGCGACCGGACCTCGACGCGGAGATCATCGACCCCGTCCGCGAGGAGCTTGCGGTTCCGGTCATCGAGACCACGATCGACGGGGCCGGTACCGTCGGGACACTCCTCGTGGCGAACCAAAACGGCATCGTCGTCAGCGAGCGCGTGACCGAGCGCGAGCGCGACCGGCTCACCGAGGAAACGGGGCTCCCGGTCGCGGGACTCCCGGGCCGGATCAACGCCGCCGGGAACGTGATCCTCGCCAACGACCACGGTGCGTACAGCCACCCGGAACTCTCCGCGGAAGCGGTCGAAATCGTCGAAGCGACCCTCGACGTGCCCGTCTCGCGGGGCGAACTCGGCGGCGTCGCGACGGTTGGCACCGCCGCCGTGGCGACAAATCGCGGCGTGCTCTGTCATCCACAGTCGACCGACGCGGAACTCGACGCCGTGGAAGCCGCCCTCTCGGTACCGGCGGATGTGGGCACGGTCAATTACGGCGGTCAGCTCGTCGGCTCGGGCCTCGTCGCAAACGCGACCGGATACGTGGTCGGCCAGGACACCACGGGCCCGGAACTGGGCCGCATCGAGGACGCTTTGGGCTACATCGACCAGTAGTCCCGAGTAGGAAGATACTTCCGACGCAAAACCCCCTTTTCGAGCATGAGTATGGGAGGCGGCGGTCAGCTTCAGGCGCTTCAGCAGGAGATGGAGGCACTGCAGGAGCGACGTGAAGAACTCGAAGCGGAAGTCGAATCACTCGAAGAGGAGAAACGCGAGATCGACGAGGCCATCGACGGCCTCGACGCGCTCGAAACCGGTGGGACCGTGCACGTCCCGCTCGGCGGGGACGCCTTCGTCCGCGCCACGATCGAGGACGCCGACGAGATCGTCGTCTCGCTCGGGGCGAACTTCGCGGCGACCGAGGACCGCGAACAGGCCGCAGAGACCCTCGAAACCAAGAAGGAACGAGTCGACGAGCGCATCGAGGAGCTCCGGGAAGAAGAGTCCGAACTCGACGAGCAGGAGCAGCAGCTCGAACAGCAGGCCCAGCAGGCCCAGCAGCAGATGCTCCAGCAGCAGGCCCAGATGCAGGGCGACCAGCAGGAGTAGGATGTTCGACGGGCTGAAGGAGAAGCTGGGCGCGTTCCGGGAGGACGCCGCGGACGTCGCCGAGGAACAAGCGGACGCCCAGGCCGATTCGGAGGCCCCCGACGCAGCCGCCGAGGAGTCGGCGGATCCCTCGTTTACTGACCGAGCCAAATCACTGGCGACCGGCAAGGTCATCCTCGACGCCGACGACCTGGAGGGCCCGCTCTGGGACCTCGAGATGGCACTGCTGGAGAACGACGTGGAGATGGAAGTCGCCGAGGAGATCCTCGACGGCATCGAGGCCCAACTTGTCGGCGAACAGAAGACCATCACCGACAGCACGGAGTCCCTGATCGAGGACGCCCTGCGCGAGGCCCTGCTGGATGTCGTCTCGGTGGGGCAGTTCGACTTCGTCGAGCGGCTGACAGTGGCGGACAAACCGGTCGTCATCGTCTTCACCGGCGTCAACGGCGTCGGGAAGACCACGACGATCGCGAAGCTCTCGAAGTACCTCGAATCGCGTGGGTTCTCCTCGGTGCTCGCAAACGGGGACACCTACCGCGCCGGGGCGAACGAGCAGATCGAGGTCCACGCCGACCGGCTGGATCGAGAGCTCATCAGCCACGAACAGGGTGGGGACCCCGCGGCCGTGATCTACGACGCTGTGGAGTACGCCACGGCCAACGACATCGACGTGGTGCTGGGGGACACGGCCGGTCGACTCCACACGAGCGACGACCTGATGAGCCAGCTCTCGAAGATCGACCGGGTCGTCGAACCCGACCTCACCATCTTCGTCGACGAGGCCGTCGCCGGCCAGGATGCGGTCAACCGCGCGGCCGAGTTCGACGACGCCGCGAACATCGACGGCGCGATTCTCACGAAGGCCGACGCCGATACCCACGGCGGCGCGGCCATCTCGATCGCGAAGGTCACTGGCGCACCGATCCTCTTTTTGGGCACCGGCCAGGGCTATGACGACCTGCAGGTCTTCGACCCGGAAGCGGTGGTCGAGGAGTTGCTGGGCGAGTAGTCGGGCCGAAACGCTTTCGGGGTCGGCCACGAGGGGTCTGTATGGACGAGGACTACGACGAGCTCGTCAGCTACCTCACGCCCCGTGAGGAGACCGAGTCGATGAAGCGCTATCAGAACACCACCTCGATCCCCTGTCCGGTGTGTGATGAGCCCTTCGCCGACCTCGTGATCGTCACGGGCCAGAGCACGAGCCTGGAGCTCTCAGAGCCACTGGACATCTGTGTCTCCCGAACCTCGGAGCAAAAGCCGATGCTCTTTACCCATCAATAATCGGCGTCGAAATCAGTCTCGGGAGCCACGGCCGCGACGGTGACAAGCGAGCGTTCGGTCCCGTTCCGACCGAAGGCGACGACGGTCGCCGGCTCCCAGGGTGGCACCGCCACCAGCACCGTCGCGTGCAGATCGTCCCGCATGCTCAACTCCGGGTTCCCGTCGGGATGGGAGAGAAAGCGGGCCTGTGTCTGCCCGGCCGGCGTCCCGAGGTCGACGCCGAAGACGAACTCCAGTGCGTTGCCCACGTCGGGGAAGTAGAAGTCCGAGAACACCGGCGTGTCGGGCTCGAGGTCGTCAAGTCGGCGAACCGACCCGTCGCTTTTGGCCTCTGCAGGGGCCGACTGGGGGTCCAGATCGGCAGCGGCAGTCGCTGAAAGCGAGACGGTCACCGACTGTGGACTCGCGTCGGCCGCCAGTTCGAGCAACACCGCGAGCAGCGGCCGCGTGATGAAGACCGGCGTCTGTGACACACCCTGCCTTCGACGCACAGCCGGATAAATCGGCCCCTCCCCCGTGGGCACACGGTTAGACCTTTACCGCTCGGCGAGCCTACTACGGGTAACAAGATGGTACTCGACGATCTCGGGAGTTCGCTCAGGTCGACGCTGGACGACCTCAGAGGGAAATCCCGTATCAGCGAGGAGGACGTCGACGAGGTCGTCACCCAGATCCAGCGATCGCTGCTCCAGGCCGACGTGGACACGGGCCTGGTGATGGACCTCTCGGACGCCATTCGCGAGCGCGCCCTGGACGAGGAGCCGCCGGCCGGGACCACGGCCCGGGATCACGTCCTGCGGATCGTCTACGAGGAACTGGTCGATCTGGTGGGCGAGTCCACCGAGGTCCCCCTCGAAGAACAGACGATCCTCCTGGCCGGCCTCCAGGGCTCGGGAAAGACCACCACCGCCGCCAAGATGGCCTGGTGGTTCTCGAAGAAGGGCCTGCGGCCCGCGGTCATCCAGACCGACACCTTCCGCCCAGGGGCCTACGACCAGGGCAAGGAGATGGCCGAGCGTGCGGAAGTCGACTTCTACGGCGACCCGGACGCCGACGACCCGGTTCAGATCGCCCGGGACGGCATGGAAGCCACGGCCGAAGCCGACGTTCGCATCGTCGACACCGCCGGTCGCCACGCCCTGGAGGAGGGGCTCATCGGCGAGATCGAGGCCATCGCGGCCGCCGTCGAACCGGATCGCAACTTGCTGGTGCTCGACGCCGCGATCGGCCAGGGGGCCAAAGAGCAGGCCCAGCGGTTCGACGAGGCCATCGGGATCGACGGCGTCGCCATCGCCAAGCTCGACGGGACGGCGAAGGGTGGCGGCGCGTTGACCGCCGTCAACGAGACGGACTCGACGATCGCCTTCCTGGGGACCGGCGAGACGGTCAAGGACATCGAGCGGTTCGAGCCCTCGGGCTTCATCTCCCGGCTCCTCGGGATGGGCGATCTCAAGCAGCTCACCGAGCGCGTCGAGCGCGCCATGGAGGAGACCGAGGCCGAAGAGGAGGACTGGGACCCCGAGGACATGCTGGAGGGGGATTTCACCCTCAAGGACATGCGCCACCAGATGCAGGCCCTCGACCGGATGGGGCCGCTCTCCCAGGTCCTTGACATGGTGCCCGGGCTCGGAGGGGGCATGATGGACCAACTCCCGGACGAGGCCATGGACATGACCCAGGAGCGCATGCGCACCTTCGAGGTCATCATGGACTCGATGACCGAAGACGAACTGGAGAACCCCCGGTCGATCGGTGCCAGCCGGATGAAACGGATCGCCGCCGGCAGCGGCACCGACGTGGACGACGTGCGCGAACTCCTCGAGCAGTACCGGATGATGGAGCGGGCGCTCAAGCAGTTCCAGGGCATGGGCGATGCGGACATGGAGCGGATGATGAAACAGATGCAGGGCGGTGGCGGGCCCGGCGGCGACCTCGGGGACATGGGGCCGCTCGGATAAGGCCAGTCCCGGGTTTCGGACGGACCCTTTTTGCCCGGTGCGAACGTCGTACCGACGATGACAGTCGCCTCGCTGGCCCGGGCAGCCTACCGCGAGGCACTCGGCCCGCTCTTGGTGGCCGCCGTCGGGGGCCTGTTCGCCGGACTCGTGCTGACGGGTATGGAGGCGGATCTGGAGCGGACTCGTGGCCTGTTGGTCCTCGTGCCGGCCCTGCTGGCCACCCGGGGGAACGTCTTCGGGGCCTTCGCCGCGCGGATCGCCTCCGGACTCCACCAGGGGCTCGTTGGCCCCGAACTGCAGATGGACGACGAGCGGCTGCAGGCGGCGACCGCCGCGGCCTCGTCGAACAACCTCCTCGCGAGCGGATTCGCCGCGGTTCTCACCGTCCTGGCCATGCTCGCGCTCGGCCAGGGGGTGGCCCCACTCTGGGAGCTCCTGGCAATCGCGCTCATCGCGGCGTTTCTCTCCGGGCTCGCGCTCGCGGCCGTCGTCATCGGCGTGATGTTCCTGGGTTTCCGGCGTGGGATCGACCCCGACACGCTGGTGGGGCCGCTCGTGACGACCACGGGGGACGTCATCGGCATCGCCTTCCTGTTGCTCGCGGTCCGGATCGTCGTCGGGGGGGTCTAGATGCAGTCCCAGCCAGGCAGCCACTGGACGTTCCGGTCGATCTCCCGGGCCACCCTGCCGACGCTCACGCTGCTCACCGCCGTCGCGGTCGGCTCCGGGCTGCTACTTGCCACCTTCGAGGAGGCGCTCTACCAGTACCCCTCGCTTTTGATCCTCGTCCCGGTCACCATCGGAACCGCCGGGAACCTGGGCAGTTTGCTCGCCTCGCGCCTCTCGACGGCGTTTCACCTGGGCACGCTCTCCTTTCGCTTCCGCGACGAGCAGTTGGGTGGCCACTCGTTGGCGACGGTGGCCCTCGCACTCACGCTCTTTCCCCTCGTCGGGGCCGGGGCCTGGATCCTCGCGCTCGTGACTGGGCGGGTCGTCCTCCCGCTCTGGCGGGTCGTCCTCATCTCGACGACCAGCGGGGCTGGCCTCGCTGTCGTCGCGATCGTCGCCACCGTGCTGACGACCTACGGGGCCTACCAGGCCGGCCTGGACCCCGACGACGTGGTGATCCCGGTGGTCACCGTGCTCGCGGACGTGTTCGGGGTCGTCATGCTCTTTCTCACCGTGTCAGCCTTCACCTGATCAGGACAGTGGGGTCCCGTCCTCGGTCGCCGGCGCGAGGTGATCGATGAAGGTCTCCACGTCGGGTTCGTGGACGGTCACCGCGACCTCGATCGCGCCCAGTTCGTCCGGCCGCCCCACCGAGAAGGTGATCACGTCCTGACGAGCGGCCTGTTTTTTCAGTTCGAAGGCAAAACCACGTGGCCCCGCTCGCTCGAAGAACTCCTGGCGGGCGGTGTCGAGGATCCGCTGTTCGAAGAGCCGCTCCCGGAAGTGGGCTAGCTGATAGCTGGTCGCCCGCACCCGGTCCTCGGCCACCTCGATTTCGGCTTCCGGGAAGAGTTCGGCGACGGCCTCGGCGACCCGGTCGGGGACCTCGGTCTCGTTGACGGGGGCCTCCACGGTCACCTCGATCCGGGAGACAAAGCCCTCGATGGCCTCCTCGAAGACCTCACTTGCAGCGTCCCGGAAGGCCGACAGCGAGGCGTCGTTCTCGATCGTAACCTCGGCACCATCCATCGCCTCACGGATGCCAAAGCCCAGTTCCCGTTCGTCCCGATCGGCGAGGGTCTCCCCGCCCGACTCGGCCCCGGAGTCGCGGTTGCGAACTTCCAGGCGTTCGGCGCGGAGTTCGTCCGGCGCGGTGATCGCCACCAGTCGGAAGTCATCGCCGAAGGCGTCCTCGAAGCGCTCGACCTCGTGGCCCGACCGGATACCGTCGACGACCACCGCGTCGTGATCCCGGCGAGCGTCTCGAATCGCGGGCAGCGCGCGGTCGGCGATAGCCGCCAGGCCCTCCTCCTCGCGGAGGGCCTGGGCCACCTGGCCGTGGTCGGCGCTGGGGTCAAGCCCCCGCTGTTCGGTCTCTTCGCGGACGATATCCCCCAGGGTGATCACCGGCAGGCCGAGTTCGCGGGCCACCGTCGCGGCTTCGCTCTTGCCGCTGCCCGGCAGGCCGACGATCCCGATAACAGTCATTGCTCCGGGATAGACGGGGCCGGGTCTTTTTGGTTCCGCTCCGGGCCGGTTGGCGAGTGTAACACATATTACGCCGGGCACCGAACGCGAGTTCGAGGGCACGTAGCTCAGTCCGGACAGAGCGTCGGACTTCTAACCCGGGCAGCCTGGCTGTGTGGGGGAGACATCCGACGGTCGCGGGTTCAAATCCCGTCGTGCCCGCTCTGCGACGAACGAAGGTGAGGAGCAGCGGCACACGAGATTTGAATCAGGGAGGAGCTTTGCTCCGACCATGGTTCGAATCCCACCGTGCCCGTGTTCTCCCGTGAGCGAAGCGAGCGGAGAACCGGCTGCGGATTCGAAGTACGGAAGACGCGAACGAAGTGAGCGTCTTCAGGTGGTTCGAATCCCACCGTGCCCGTGCAGCGAGTGAAACGAGCGAACCGGCACGCAGGGGATTCGGGCCCTGGAAGAGGAGCGACCATCGGGAGCGAGTCTTCCTTCGGTTCAAATCCCACCGTGCCCGCGTTGCTGAAAATCGATCCCAATCCTACCCTACAGTCGAATCCACACCCAGCAGATACCCACCAAAGACCACCGCCCAGAGCAGGAGCGGATAGGCGACCCAGCGCTCCACGCCGCCGGAGCCGAGGAAATCCAGCGGATGGGGCACGCCAGCGATACCGAGCGCGATCAGGCTCACGAGAATGGTAAGGGAAATCCCACCCAGGAGCCCACAGAGCACCGCGAAGGGGCGGTCTACGATTCGGACCGAATAGATGGCCGTCAGGCCACCCGCGAAGAAAGTGAGCAAGGCGGCGAGTCCATGCCAAGGGGTGACATTTCCCGGGAACAGGCCGACCCCCAGCGCGCCGAGGCCGAACACGCCGAGCAGGACGGGGAAGTCCGCCCGACCGATCGCCCGGTACGCGAAGTACGCGGCGACCAGCAGGCAGAGCCCCGAAATCACCATCGTGGAGTTGAAGATCGTCGCGGCCGGCTCGTGGATGACCGGGTTCGGGGGGCGTGTCGAACCGAGGTCGCTGATGTCCTGGCGAGTGGAGTAGTTCGGGTAGAGCACCTCGCCGGTGATGATCCCCATGAAGGCGAGGATTCCTGCGAGAGCGGTCCCCAACCCCGCGAGCGAGCGGGCGGACATCCCCTGGGTCGGTACCGGCCCCGTGTGATTCTCAGCTGTCATACCCACTACCTATGAGTGGAGTGACAGTAAAGGAGCGGGCCGATTCTCCGAAACTGGTGACCGAACGGAGGCTCAGGCGAGCAGCGCCTGTGCTCGCGGCACGAGTTGTTTGATCCCGAGCAGGTACACCCCGACGAACAGCGCCCAGGCACCGATAAAGAGTTCCCAGGCCCCGAGGGCCAGGCTCCCGGTCATCATGTTCGACAGCGCGGCCTGTTCGCCTAGCAATCCGAGGGCGGTAAACAGCGTTGAACCGATCGCGACCGCCACAAGCGAGACGAGTTCGCCCGCGAAATCGGCGACGAGTTCGTTCATGGCGGGCGAATGGGTCACCCGCCTATCAATCTTTCAGCTGGCCGGTCGGACTACTCCTCGATCGTCAGTTCGCCTTCCTCGGGCGTGCTCGCGGGCGTCCGCCAGACCAGTTCGAGTTCGATGCTCTGTTTGGCCTCCGTCTCGCCCGCCGAGAAGTCCGACTCACCCTCCAGCTTGAAGGTGACCGGATCGGTCGGGTTCAACACCACCTCCTTCCCCCCGAGGTCCAGACAGACGGCGCCATCGGCTTCCAGCTGGTCGGCGAGATCCCGCAGGTAGAGGGCGATCTGCTTGCGAGTCTTTTCGGCTTCGGTTTCGAGTTCTCCCATGCTACATCCTACGCGCGGCTCGGGCTTAAAACCATAAGTAGAAATAACTTACAGCAGGTCCGACACGTCTTCGAAGTCCGCCCCACAGTACGGGCAGCGATAGGAGGTCTCGAAACCCTCCGGTTTCGCGACGGTTCTCGTTTCGAGTTCGTGCATCGCGATCGCACGATCACACTCCGGGCACTCGATATCGGGCACGGCGAGCCGTATGGGCTGGACGGCCTTGAAGGATTGCCCGGCGATCAGTCGCTCGTGACCGAAAGCGAGACTGGCGTCGGGTTCTGGAAGTTGTCACTGACCGGGCAGCGTGCTTCGACGGTCTCGAGCCAGTCCGCCAGGGTCGCCTCGTCGGCCGGGGAGTCGACCGTCAGGTCGACCCGCACGTCCTGATACCCCGCACGCGGCTCCTCGGCCCGACCCATGAACTTCCGCGGGTCGAGGTCGCCCTCGATGGAGACGGCGATGTTCCGGACGGTGATGTCCATCTCCTCGGCCACGGTGTGGCCAACGACGTTCAGACAGCCCGCCAGCGCCCCCAGCATGTACTCGACGGGGTTCGGGCCGGCGTTCGTGCCACCGACGTTGGTCGGTTCGTCGACGGAGAACTCGAAGTCCCGGGCCTCGATAACCGTGTGCGTCGCGGTCTTGCTCTCGGCCGAAATCGAGTACGAAACTGTGTGTTCACTTTTCGCGTCTGTTTCTGCCATACTCCCACTTTGGAGCCCAAATGCCCTATATTTGTCCATCGAGGTGGCGATTGGGTGTGATAATGTTTCATGGAAATAAGTGACACGATCGCAGAGCGGGCCGGCGAGCGGACCGTCATTCGTTTAACGGCCGCCCACCCAGCATCGGATATGATCGACTTGCGAAGTGATACCGTCACCCGCCCAAGCGACGAGATGCGCGAGGCCGCGGCCGACGCTGCGGTCGGTGACGATGTCCACGGAGACGATCCGACCGTCGCGGAACTCGAAGCCCGGGCCGCGGAGATCGTCGGGGCCGAGGCAGCACTGTTCGTCCCGTCCGGGACGATGGGCAACCAGATCGCCGCCCGGGTCCACACCGAGCGTGGGCAGGAGGCCATCACCGACCGCGAGAGCCACGTCGTCCGATACGAGCGGGCCGGCTTCGCCCAGCACTCCGCGCTCCAGATCCGGACGATCGACGCCGAACGGGGGCTACCGACGCCCGAACAGGTCGAGGCGGCGTATCTGGAGGGAGGACTCCACCGGCCCGAAACTGGCCTGCTCAGCCTGGAGAACACGCACAACGCGCGTGGCGGCCTGGCCCTCGATCCCGACGCGTTCGCCGAGACGGTCGCGGCCGCCCACGACCTTGGCGTGCCCGTCCATCTCGACGGGGCCCGGGTGTTCAACGCGGCCGTCGCGAACGACGTCGACGTGACGGCGTACACCGAGCCCGTCGACTCGGTGATGTTCTGTCTCTCGAAGGGGCTGGGTGCGCCGATCGGGTCGATGCTCGCGGGGTCGGAGGCCTTCATCGAGGCGGCGATCGGCATTCGAAAGCTCCTGGGCGGCGGGATGCGGCAGGCCGGCATGGTCGCCGCGCCGGGCCTGCTGGCGCTCGAAAACCGGGATCACCTGCAAACGGACCACGAGAACGCTACGACGCTCGCGGCCGGCCTCGACGAAATCGAGGGGCTCGCGGTGACGCCGCCGGAGACCAACATCGTGCTCGCGGACACCGCCGGGCTCGACGTGACCGCGTCGACGTTCCTGGAAGCGATCGAGGACGAAGGCGTCCAGGCCTCCGAGTTCGGCCCCTACACCGCTCGCTTTGTCACTCACTGGGACGTGACTGCTGCGGACATCGAGGCGGCGATCGAAGCCGTCCAGACGCGGTTCTGATCAGCGATCCCGGCTCCGATCGACGCCCTCCTTGAACCCGAGAACGGTGCGACGGATCATGAGATAGATGAAGAAGAAAAACAGGAGCAGTGCGGCCAGTATCAGGTAGAAGACCGGTCCAACGTCGACCATGTTCGAACCTGGGGTTGGCAGGGACAAAGCCGTTTCGTCGGACACTCAAAGACGCGTTTGAGGCTCCGCCGGGGATTTCTTGAACGGGTCCCTCATGTCACCCGGGGCGAACCCGTTTCCCCACCGCCCGGGTTCAGTGCCCACTCGTGCCGTTCCCGCCCGCTACTCGGCCCTCCAGCCGAGCCGACCGCTTTTCGGCGCCCGTCGTGTCCCGGATCGTGAGCCTGAGCGCCCCCTCGCGCTTTTCGAGGGTTGCGTAGGTCGGGTCACCG
Proteins encoded:
- a CDS encoding DUF424 domain-containing protein, producing MILSERRTDQGLLVTVCDAEVLGETFEDDSVSIEVTEDFYGGEPVETETVVEALSRATIANLVGRESVALAIEEGFVDEERVLDVGETRHAQYLRL
- a CDS encoding tetratricopeptide repeat protein; protein product: MTEDDERHEFSSGQGFEEPYEGFDLDPPELDVEDPTQVDPVDSRALTDLLDDRNIAADEVDPDQLIDVGIEYMSINRHEQAVETFERAARYAEDDTREAEAWVSKGIAHGELEEWDAAVSAHREALHVDEDGEFAALAHTNLAYALWERGETEPAFEHAEDAVKADRRVPQAWYNLGFIQVEQGRHEDALECLDNAIRLGFTESSVYEEKARALEGLERDEEAAEMRETATEMQEAEEERLVQQE
- the thpR gene encoding RNA 2',3'-cyclic phosphodiesterase codes for the protein MRLFVSVDLPTAFAEPIADLQAAFEGASGLDFTDPEQAHVTMKFLGDTDPDRVGEITTALETAVETAGVGPFEATFEGLGVFPSMEYISVLWLGVGQGGEQFRALQAPIEERLVELGFEPETHDFTPHVTLARMKHAGGKELVQQLVREREPTVGTTTVEAVNLTESRLKSEGPVYETVERVEL
- a CDS encoding 50S ribosomal protein L39e produces the protein MSKKTKAKKKRLAKLDRQNSRVPAWVIMKTDQETQRNPQRRHWRRSDTDE
- a CDS encoding 50S ribosomal protein L31e, encoding MSASDFEERIVTVPLRKVNASSKSKRGDKAMSLVREHLATHFKVDEDAVRLDPSINEAVWARGRANPPSKVRVRAARFEEEGSAVVEAEHAES
- a CDS encoding translation initiation factor IF-6 — protein: MLRTAFYGSSYVGVYLAATDEFAVVRPDLDAEIIDPVREELAVPVIETTIDGAGTVGTLLVANQNGIVVSERVTERERDRLTEETGLPVAGLPGRINAAGNVILANDHGAYSHPELSAEAVEIVEATLDVPVSRGELGGVATVGTAAVATNRGVLCHPQSTDAELDAVEAALSVPADVGTVNYGGQLVGSGLVANATGYVVGQDTTGPELGRIEDALGYIDQ
- the pfdA gene encoding prefoldin subunit alpha; translation: MSMGGGGQLQALQQEMEALQERREELEAEVESLEEEKREIDEAIDGLDALETGGTVHVPLGGDAFVRATIEDADEIVVSLGANFAATEDREQAAETLETKKERVDERIEELREEESELDEQEQQLEQQAQQAQQQMLQQQAQMQGDQQE
- the ftsY gene encoding signal recognition particle-docking protein FtsY, which translates into the protein MFDGLKEKLGAFREDAADVAEEQADAQADSEAPDAAAEESADPSFTDRAKSLATGKVILDADDLEGPLWDLEMALLENDVEMEVAEEILDGIEAQLVGEQKTITDSTESLIEDALREALLDVVSVGQFDFVERLTVADKPVVIVFTGVNGVGKTTTIAKLSKYLESRGFSSVLANGDTYRAGANEQIEVHADRLDRELISHEQGGDPAAVIYDAVEYATANDIDVVLGDTAGRLHTSDDLMSQLSKIDRVVEPDLTIFVDEAVAGQDAVNRAAEFDDAANIDGAILTKADADTHGGAAISIAKVTGAPILFLGTGQGYDDLQVFDPEAVVEELLGE
- a CDS encoding DUF7385 family protein, whose product is MDEDYDELVSYLTPREETESMKRYQNTTSIPCPVCDEPFADLVIVTGQSTSLELSEPLDICVSRTSEQKPMLFTHQ
- a CDS encoding signal recognition particle protein Srp54; the protein is MVLDDLGSSLRSTLDDLRGKSRISEEDVDEVVTQIQRSLLQADVDTGLVMDLSDAIRERALDEEPPAGTTARDHVLRIVYEELVDLVGESTEVPLEEQTILLAGLQGSGKTTTAAKMAWWFSKKGLRPAVIQTDTFRPGAYDQGKEMAERAEVDFYGDPDADDPVQIARDGMEATAEADVRIVDTAGRHALEEGLIGEIEAIAAAVEPDRNLLVLDAAIGQGAKEQAQRFDEAIGIDGVAIAKLDGTAKGGGALTAVNETDSTIAFLGTGETVKDIERFEPSGFISRLLGMGDLKQLTERVERAMEETEAEEEDWDPEDMLEGDFTLKDMRHQMQALDRMGPLSQVLDMVPGLGGGMMDQLPDEAMDMTQERMRTFEVIMDSMTEDELENPRSIGASRMKRIAAGSGTDVDDVRELLEQYRMMERALKQFQGMGDADMERMMKQMQGGGGPGGDLGDMGPLG
- a CDS encoding magnesium transporter, which codes for MTVASLARAAYREALGPLLVAAVGGLFAGLVLTGMEADLERTRGLLVLVPALLATRGNVFGAFAARIASGLHQGLVGPELQMDDERLQAATAAASSNNLLASGFAAVLTVLAMLALGQGVAPLWELLAIALIAAFLSGLALAAVVIGVMFLGFRRGIDPDTLVGPLVTTTGDVIGIAFLLLAVRIVVGGV